The genomic interval caataatttctatttttactaCAGGCTGTTCCCACAACGCTGGGCTGGAGCTGCGATGGTATGGGCAAAGTCTCGACAAACAGAAGCACAGGGCTCCCCTTCAGACCTCCTCCAGCCGGAGTCCCTTAATTTGCTAGCCCTCCTGTGGGGAGGGACAACACAGGCCCGTGCACAGACCAGGTGACTGAGTGGGCTCCGGCCTCTGGGCGACCAGGGTGTCACCACTGCTTACTCATCAGCCAGAGAACTGCAGAGAGGAAAGACCAGAAAGGGGTTGCGGGAGGAGGTAACTCCTAACCTTAAGCCACTCTTGACTCAGTTTCCCCAAGTGTGAGCTGAGGGGAGCCGCTATGGGGCTCGCTTCGTTTCCAGCTATGCTGGAGGCTTGGCACGCAGCCGTCTCTCAAACAAGTGAATGAGAGGGCTGGAGGGCGGTCCTGACTGATTCCCCGCCCCACCAACCTCAGCCCAAGCCCCCGGTGACTCAGTTTCCTCGCCGATCCGGGTTCAGCAGCGCTGGGCGGGGCCTTGAACGCAGAGGCCAGCGCCGTCTGTTTACCTTGTGGCTGGACGCTGGGCAGGGCCGCGGTGGGCCGTCCCCCGGGCCGGCCGCGCCGCCGGGATAAATAGGCCGATCGGGCCTCGTGGGCGGCAGAGAGCGAGCCGCAGTCAAGCTCCCCGCCGGCGTCATGGTTCTCGCCGCCGCCCGCGTTCTCTTGCTCACGCTGGCTGCCCTCGGCGcatcaggccaggggcagacgcCACTGGGTAAGCCTCTCTGCCCCCATGCCGTGCTTCTGACCCCCAGGACAGGACTCGCGGGAGGCCTGGGGTCGCGGCTCCTTGAGGCTCGGGGAAAGTTCCCCGGGGCGTGCCGGGTGGAGACAGCAGGCAGTGGGGCAGAAGCTCAAGAAATGGGGTGCGCGTCAGGGGTCCCTGCGGCGGCGGGGTGAGGAGTGGTGATGGGGGTCGCCGGTCCCCGACGCCCCACCAGCGCCCCCTGTCAGCGCAGGTGGGGACCTGGGCCCGCAGATGCTGCGCGAACTCCAGGAGACCAACGCGGCCCTGCAGGACGTACGGGACCTCCTGCGGCAGCAGGTGCCGGCCGGGGTTGGGGGGCTGGGGTGCAGGGGAGAAGACAGAAACTTGGAAGAGGGGAAGTGGGTCTCGGAggcaggggagggtgggggagtgggaggggacTGGAGAAGTTGGTCCTAATGGAGGTGAAGAGGGGCCGGAGTTATGGAAAGGAAGGGGGTGAGGGGTCCCAGGGAGGCGGCGCTCTACGGGAGAGGGTACGGATCCGTGAGGGGAGAAGGAAAtcccagggaaggaggaaaaggggctgGGAGAGTAGGGATCTGGGGGTAGGGAGTCTTGTGGGGAGAGGGTCCGCAATGGTGGTGCCATGGGGTGGGAGtctgagagagggagaggggagaccGGCGGGGGAGAAGAAGGATGGAACCCCGCTGACCACACCCCATCTCCCTTGCACCAAAGGTCAAGGAGATTACGTTCCTGAAAAACACGGTGATGGAGTGTGACGCGTGCGGTGAGCGCAGTCGGGGCGGCGGAGACGGGGTGGCCGGGGAGCGAGAAGAGATGGGGAGACAGAAACAGATCCAGAGGTCAGAGGACAGACCGggagcaaaagagacagagaagaagaCGGAGGCTGACAGAGGTGGAGAGATGGgatgagagatggagagagaggaacagaaaggagagacagagacTGTGGGAGGGGGAGACCCCCCAAAGAGCCAGAAACCTTGCGAGAGATGCTGGGAGGTGGAGTCGCGCAAGGagaagcgaaaaaaaaaaaaaaaaaaacggtcgGCCGCAGAGATCCAGAGACTGCAGAGACCTGGAGAGCAGAGCACTCAATACGGGGTCGGGTCGCGGAACAGGCAGGATCTTGCCTAGATGGGAGGCTCTGTCTCGATAGGCTCCACCCCTGGGCGTGGCTTTAACCACTCTCGCCCCACTCCCTGCAGGGATGCAACCCGCGCGCACCCCCAGACTGACCGTACGGCCGCTAAGCCAGTGTTCGCCCGGCTTCTGCTTCCCGGGAGTGGCTTGTACCGAGACAGCCAGCGGCGCGCGCTGCGGACCCTGCCCCGAAGGTTTCACGGGCAACGGCTCGCACTGCGCCGACGTCAACGAGGTGCGTCTGCCACCACCGCCCCGACGAACCCCCAGCGCTTGCCCCACAActcccctccgccccgccccgacGACCTCCTCGTCCGCTGGGGGTCCTCCGGGAGAGGACCCCCTCACCTCTGAGGGCGCACGTCCAGACGAGCTCCCCCCCGCCGGCGGACAGTCACCCCTACCACGCCCCTCTCCAGCTGGGACGCCCACCCTGACGACCTCCTCCGTAGCCAGTAACGTCCGCCCCGACGACTCCCCTACCGCCGGGAGTGGTCCCCCTCAACGACCCCACTCACCACCGCCCAGGGTCGCCGACCCCAGCGACCCTTCCACCACCGGGGCGCCCCCGCCCCGGCAACCTCCTCACCGACGCGCACGCACTCCCCGACGACCACTTCCCCCCTCCGCTGGGGACGCCCGCCCTCAAAATTTCTTCCCGCGTCCATGAGCATCCAGCCCACCGGGTCCCAGAGACAGCCCCGCTCCAGGCAGGCCCCTCTCCTCGCCTGGTCTTGCCCTTTCCCACGTCAAGGCAAAGCCGTGTGTGACCTCTGGGACAATAGCCTCTGCCCCACATGGCACCCCCTCCCTCCTATAGCTAGCTCATGGCCCGTGAACTTTACAAGTCCTAAGGCGCCTCTTTCGGGGAGGCCCAGCTCCTTGTCCTCTGATTCTCCCCGGcccttcctcctccagtgcaCCGCCCATCCTTGCTTCCCTCGCGTCCGCTGCATCAATACCAGTCCGGGCTTCCGCTGCGAGGCTTGCCCACCGGGGTTCAGTGGCCCCACCCACGAGGGCGTGGGGCTGGCCTTTGCCAAGGCCAACAAACAGGTGAGGGTCGTCGGGGGTTGGAGAGCCAGGAGGAGCATTTCGGGGTGGGGGGCATTTTGTTAAGTAAACTCCAGCCTCGCAGCCTGCTTGGCTCCAGGGGCAACGGATGGGGACAGGAGTCTGGGGAAGAGGAAGTGAGGGGCTTCCCATCAGGGATGGTCGGGACTGGAGGCAAGATGTAGGGAAGAGGTAGGATTCAGAGGGATTCGCGAATTGGGTGGGACATCTGGGGTACCTGCCTGGGAACGTTGACCAGTGCGCTCCCTCCCACCCAGGTTTGTACGGACATTAACGAGTGTGAGACCGGGCAGCACAACTGCGTCCCCAACTCCGTATGCGTCAATACCGTGGTAAGGCCTGGGAGAAGGAGGGACAGAGAGACGGAGGGTGGGGCGGAAGTGTCAGGCGGCGGGGGCTGACCTCCTGTGGCCCGGGCTCAGGGCTCCTTCCAGTGCGGCCCGTGCCAGCCCGGCTTCGTGGGCGACCAGGCATCAGGCTGCCGTCGGCGGCCACAGCGCTTCTGCCCTGACGGCACTCCCAGCCCGTGCCACGAGAAGGCCGACTGCGTCCTGGAGCGTGATGGGTCGCGATCTTGCGTGGTGAGTGCGAGCGGGCCAGGAGTGGAACGGGATGAGGGTGCGGGCGTAGTAGGGCCACGCCAGAGCACCCACTTACTACCCCACCCGCAGTGCGCCGTCGGCTGGGCTGGCAATGGGCTCCTCTGCGGCCGCGACACAGACCTGGACGGCTTTCCGGACGAGAAGCTACGCTGCTCTGAGCGCCAGTGCAGAAAGGTGGGGGCGGTCTGGAGGGCGTGGCCTGGTAGGGGTGGGCGGGGCTACTGACCACGCCCCTAACGTCCGCCGCGCCCACCCCTAGGACAACTGCGTGACGGTGCCCAACTCAGGCCAGGAGGATGTGGACCGCGACGGCATCGGAGACGCCTGCGACCCGGACGCCGACGGGGACGGCGTCCTCAATGAGAAGGTGGGGCAAAAGTGGGGGCCTGGGCGAGACCGGGTGGGGGCGTGTCTCCGGGTGACGGGTGTGGCCTCAGAGGCTGATCTCGGGGGTCCCAAAGGACTGCGGGGGGTGTGCAGAGAAGGCGGGGCCTCGGAGCTGGACAGTCTGGGGAGTGACTTTTGACTCCCTAGGACTGCCTATCCCCTAACCGGCCTTCACCTCTAGGACAACTGCCCGCTCGTGCGGAACCCAGACCAGCGAAATACGGATGGCGACAAGTGGGGCGATGCGTGCGACAATTGTCGGTCCCAGAAGAACGACGACCAGAAGGACACAGATAAGGACGGCCGAGGAGACGCCTGCGACGACGACATAGACGGCGACCGTAAGTTCtgggcaggggaggagaggagagggaagggcGGGCACCAAGGGATGGGGTTTGGCTGGAGGCTGGGCTCGGCCTCTTCTGGAAGCCGGAGCAGGTGAGCTCGCCTAGGGCGCCAGGGACCCTGCTCCGCGGGCAGAAATGCAAGCTGGGGGGCCGAGGGGAAGAGGGAAGACCTTTCGGAGGGGGTAAAGGGGGGCCCTGTGTTAGATGCTGCAGGGGGAAAGAGGACAGAGCCGTGAGCACGGGGACAGGGCCCCATGGAGGAGGTACCATTTTTACATCCGGGCAGAGACTCAAGGTGGTGCGCACACTGAGCCAGTCCCTTCACCGCTCCATTCATTTAGTCTCCAGGAGGCTGGGGACTGGGCACGAATACTTGGTTTAACTTTGTAGTTATTGGGAGCCAAAGGTGGAGCGGGGACTCTGTCCCAGGCTAACCCCAGGTCTGCACCTGCTCTGCTGAAGTCAGCCTGGCCCCGTCCCCATCTGGGGATCTGGTTCTGTTCCCTGGCTTCTCTCAGGGATCCGCAATCCGGTGGACAACTGCCCCAGGGTGCCCAACTCAGATCAGAAGGACACCGATGGGGACGGTGTAGGAGATGCCTGTGACAACTGTCCTCAGAAGAGCAACGCAGACCAGGTGAGTGTAGGCCAGACTCCAGCTGGGTCAGGCCCCCAGGGTGAGTCCCAGGCTGGTTGACAAGACTCCAGCCCAGTCTGAACAATTTGGGGGGTGTTGCTTGGGCTCAGGAAGATCTTGGCTCTGGAACTGGGGGTGGCGGAGAGGCTTCTGAATTCTTCTGCCCTGATTATGAACGTCtgtatcctcctcctcctctggcccCCAGAGTGATGTGGACCACGACTTCGTGGGCGATGCTTGTGACAGCGACCAAGACCAGTAAGCAGGCCATCTGGGGCTGAGGTGGGGACCCAGGATGGGCAGCGCCTGACCCGGCTTTCTGGGGTCTCATTGTCCCTGCTCCACCCACTCTAGGGATGGGGATGGGCACCAGGACTCGAGGGACAACTGCCCCACAGTGCCCAACAGTGCCCAGCAAGACTCAGACCAGGATGGCCAGGGTGACGCCTGCGACGACGATGATGACAACGATGGGATCCCCGACAGTAGGGACAACTGCCGTCTGGTGCCCAACCCGGGCCAGGAAGACGTGGACCGTAAGGCCGGATGCAGGGCCTGTGGTGGGGATGGCGCCAGGGTTGGGGTGGGCATGGTGGGGCAGTGGCACTTGTGAGCCGAGCTGGAGGCGTGGCGTGGGCAGGGCCAGTAGCTTGTATGGGCATGGCCAGGCCTCGGGCGGGGCCTGGAGCTCATTCTACCATTGTGGGGGGGCCTCCCACCTCCTCTCAGGGGACGGCGTGGGCGACGCGTGCCAGGGCGACTTTGATGCGGACAAGGTGGTAGACAAGATCGATGTGTGTCCGGAGAACGCTGAGGTCACCCTCACCGACTTCCGGGCCTTCCAGACAGTCGTGCTGGACCCTGAGGGCGACGCGCAGATAGACCCTAACTGGGTGGTGCTCAACCAGGTGGGGGCAAGGACTAGGCGGGACTTGGGGGGAGCCCAGGACCACCACAGCGAGTCCTAAACTGGGGGCGGGGAACCGAGTCCTCCTGGCCTGACACCCTCTTCCTTTGAACGTCACCAGGGTATGGAGATCGTGCAGACGATGAACAGTGACCCCGGCCTGGCTGTGGGTGAGACGCGGGGAGGGGCCAAGCCTTGCAGGGCTGCTCGGGGGGCGGGGCCGGAGGAGCGGCGGGACAGGGGCGGGCCTGGACTCAGGAAAGGCGGAgccaggttaggtggtctggatTCTGGGCTTGGGCGTTCTGTACTCCGAAGGGGCAGATCCGTTCGGGGACGGATTCGGATCCCGGTAGGACAGGGGCTAGTGTGCCTTCCTCTCCCCAGGTTACACGGCCTTCAACGGCGTGGATTTCGAAGGCACGTTCCACGTGAACACTGCCACGGATGACGACTACGCTGGTTTCATCTTTGGCTACCAGGACAGCTCCAGCTTCTATGTGGTCATGTGGAAACAGATGGAGCAGACGTACTGGCAGGCGAACCCCTTCCGTGCGGTGGCAGAACCCGGCATCCAGCTCAAGGTGCTGGCCACTTCCCGAACTCTTGGTTTCAGCGCCTTCTCTGAGGCCCCGACCCTTCCACAGATCCACAAGCCTTACAGTCCCTGGCATTATCCTAAGGCCCTCAAAGTCCTTCTACTGAAATCCTCCCAGGTCCTCCCCCAGGATCCCCTAGTCTTGCCGTGGGCACCCAAACCCTCTCACAGAGCCCTAAACTATCTCTCAGGTTCCAAATCCTCCTGCAGGCTCCCTAGAATAGAATAgatgtgctcagtcgcgtccgactctttgcaaccccatggactgtagcctgccaggctcctctgtccataggattctccaggcaagaatactggagtggggtgccatgccctcgatcttccagacccagagatggaacccgcatctcttgcatctcctctattgcaggcgtgttctttaccactagcgccacccggaCCCCAGTATTTCACTGAAACCCTAAAATTCCCTAAGTCCTCTATACTGTAGTTTATCCTACCGATCACTGCTGCCCCCATAACCTACCTGCAAACCTCCATGTGGCCCTCAAGGCTTCCTTGGGAGTCTCCCATCCAGGCATACCAGGGACACCCACCGCTCCTCTATGACTCAAAGCTCCGTGCCTGTCTGGGGGCCCTGGTGGCCTGTATGGTCCCTGacccctctcccctcttcctgGATGTGATAGGCTGTGAAGTCCTCCACAGGCCCTGGGGAGCAGCTTCGGAACGCACTGTGGCACACGGGGGACACAGCGTCACAGGTGCGGCTGCTGTGGAAGGATCCCCGGAACGTGGGCTGGAAGGACAAGACATCCTACCGCTGGTTCCTGCAGCACCGGCCCCAAGTGGGCTACATCAGGTGGGGACCCGCCCTCCGCCAAGGGGCCCCGAGTCCCTGCTCGTACCTGGCTCTTGTGGGAGGGGGTTGCTTCTGGGGGCCTTGGTccccttacctgtaaaatgggaataatatagGCAGAAATAACTGTTTGGCCCGGTGGCTATGATACCGCTCCGAGGACGTGGGGAGGGTTCAGGTCTTGCAGAGAGCTGCTCAGTGGGCGGGCCCAGAGGGGAAGCGGGACAGGGGCAGGCCTGGACTCAGGAAGGGTGGGGCCCGGTTGGGTGGCCTGGacccaggcagggctggggggtTCTGAACGCTGCATATAC from Dama dama isolate Ldn47 chromosome 9, ASM3311817v1, whole genome shotgun sequence carries:
- the COMP gene encoding cartilage oligomeric matrix protein, which codes for MVLAAARVLLLTLAALGASGQGQTPLGGDLGPQMLRELQETNAALQDVRDLLRQQVKEITFLKNTVMECDACGMQPARTPRLTVRPLSQCSPGFCFPGVACTETASGARCGPCPEGFTGNGSHCADVNECTAHPCFPRVRCINTSPGFRCEACPPGFSGPTHEGVGLAFAKANKQVCTDINECETGQHNCVPNSVCVNTVGSFQCGPCQPGFVGDQASGCRRRPQRFCPDGTPSPCHEKADCVLERDGSRSCVCAVGWAGNGLLCGRDTDLDGFPDEKLRCSERQCRKDNCVTVPNSGQEDVDRDGIGDACDPDADGDGVLNEKDNCPLVRNPDQRNTDGDKWGDACDNCRSQKNDDQKDTDKDGRGDACDDDIDGDRIRNPVDNCPRVPNSDQKDTDGDGVGDACDNCPQKSNADQSDVDHDFVGDACDSDQDQDGDGHQDSRDNCPTVPNSAQQDSDQDGQGDACDDDDDNDGIPDSRDNCRLVPNPGQEDVDRDGVGDACQGDFDADKVVDKIDVCPENAEVTLTDFRAFQTVVLDPEGDAQIDPNWVVLNQGMEIVQTMNSDPGLAVGYTAFNGVDFEGTFHVNTATDDDYAGFIFGYQDSSSFYVVMWKQMEQTYWQANPFRAVAEPGIQLKAVKSSTGPGEQLRNALWHTGDTASQVRLLWKDPRNVGWKDKTSYRWFLQHRPQVGYIRVRFYEGPELVADSNVVLDTTMRGGRLGVFCFSQENIIWANLRYRCNDTIPEDYEAQRLLQA